In the Leishmania donovani BPK282A1 complete genome, chromosome 31 genome, one interval contains:
- a CDS encoding transcription like protein nupm1, putative produces the protein MHLSATAAALLCVASAAALGFGIIFALFALMYFGCLRIPNGGVANGNRRWRRERNSPEQLGSSSSGEAAAVERQWKGIPLNSRPPRLTPEQEILREKAMEKYKRRRARQERRSQRQAAREARMANVREGAREGAVSEDEFAGDSSDTSRTTLTSGATTVRTTSTVAYGRSSYLRPPSGDFTVHVGEHDDNDDRCSSRSGGSRSSRGSARSRASQGTVATIKSYLRHRQRQRLRRREEQQQLELFNQWAYAQMVSSSELSSSSKSVSTSSQHDGEGSATGGGARRRTRTACGSRSRNHVHPGRSASVASSAPRPLEDVLGTDCESYPFLMNVERSNLEGFRVDTQRASPHPTALSANTSGCDAASPGLFTYSNDTTDATSPHVASAEHVEYAVRGGSGVHTGEHVDHRQPRCHKRTWKDVEHNVALSGFFNTPTNNNMASVDTASRSHYNDGEAPAPSLSAPGEPLDSSLGVHEPICHE, from the coding sequence ATGCATCTCTctgccacagccgccgccctcctctgtgtcgccagcgctgccgccttaGGCTTCGGCATCATTTTCGCTTTGTTTGCGTTGATGTACTTCGGCTGCCTCAGGATCCCGAACGGTGGTGTGGCCAATGGcaaccgccgctggcggcgcgaGCGCAATTCCCCCGAGCAGCTGGGCTCGTCCTCCAgtggcgaggcggccgcggtaGAGCGTCAGTGGAAGGGCATTCCGCTGAActcgcggccgccgcgcctgaCGCCGGAGCAGGAGATCCTGCGCGAAAAGGCGATGGAGAAGTACAAGCGTCGTCGGGCCCGCCAGGAGCGCCGCAGTCAGCGCCAAGCTGCCCGCGAGGCACGCATGGCAAATGTGCGCGAGGGCGCCAGAGAAGGCGCGGTGAGCGAGGACGAGTTTGCCGGCGACTCCTCTGACACCAGTCGAACAACGCTAACGTCTGGAGCGACGACGGTGCGGACGACGTCGACTGTCGCGTACGGGCGCAGCTCCTATCTCCGACCCCCCTCAGGTGATTTCACGGTGCATGTAGGCGAGCATGATGATAACGATGACCggtgcagctcgcgcagcggtggctcgcgaagcagccgtggcTCTGCGCGCAGTCGCGCCAGCCAAGGCACAGTCGCTACCATCAAGTCGTACTTGcgtcaccgccagcgccagcgcctgcgtcgccgcgaggagcagcagcagctggagctgTTTAACCAGTGGGCGTATGCGCAGATGGTATCCTCCTCGGAGCTGTCGTCTTCCTCAAAGTCCGTCTCTACGTCGTCACAGCATGACGGGGAGGGAAGCGCGACTGGTGGAGGCGCTCGTCGCCGCACCCGAACGGCCTGTGGCAGTCGCAGTCGCAATCATGTGCATCCGGGCCGCTCGGCCAGCGTGGCCAGCTCAGCACCTCGTCCGCTGGAGGACGTGCTCGGTACCGACTGCGAGTCGTACCCGTTCCTTATGAACGTCGAGCGCAGCAATCTGGAAGGTTTCAGAGTTGACACTCAGCGCGCATCCCCGCACCCGACTGCGCTGTCTGCAAACACTAGCGGGTGCGACGCGGCGTCTCCCGGTCTGTTTACATACTCGAACGACACGACAGATGCAACCTCGCCGCAcgtggcgtcggcggagcACGTCGAATATGCCGTCCGTGGTGGATCCGGGGTGCACACTGGCGAGCACGTCGACCatcggcagccgcgctgccaCAAGCGCACGTGGAAGGATGTCGAGCACAACGTCGCGCTCAGCGGTTTCTTTAATACCCCCACAAATAACAACATGGCCAGCGTAGACACCGCGTCTCGGTCTCACTACAACGACGGAGAAGCGCCAGCCCCATCCTTGAGCGCTCCTGGAGAACCGCTGGACAGCTCCTTGGGCGTCCACGAACCGATTTGCCATGAGTGA
- a CDS encoding tryparedoxin-like protein translates to MEPNFFNNSELMLLCKDGSAVRAIDVLKDAEYVLMYFSARWCPPCRAFTPLLKSFYETHHAKKKFEVVFMSLDRSEEEMMSYFRESHGDYYCLPYADARSMARVWGDTYNIKIIPTLLVFENANPRKLIARCGREMVTQDPFGKFFPWPDAEPQQPAESFILDYTRKAAIVLGILVLLYSLSKRSS, encoded by the coding sequence ATGGAGCCCAACTTCTTCAACAACTCGGAGCTCATGCTCCTCTGcaaggacggcagcgccgttcGTGCCATCGATGTCTTGAAGGACGCGGAGTACGTGCTTATGTACTTTTCCGCACGCTGGTGCCCGCCGTGCCGCGCCTTCACCCCGCTGCTGAAGAGCTTCTACGAGACTCACCACGCCAAGAAGAAGTTCGAGGTTGTGTTCATGTCATTGGATCGATCTGAGGAGGAGATGATGAGCTACTTTCGTGAGTCGCACGGGGACTACTACTGCCTGCCGTACGCGGATGCCAGGTCGATGGCGCGGGTGTGGGGCGACACATACAATATCAAGATCATTCCTACGCTTCTCGTGTTCGAGAACGCAAATCCGCGCAAGCTGATTGCGCGATGCGGCCGGGAAATGGTCACCCAAGACCCGTTCGGAAAGTTTTTTCCTTGGCCCGATgcagagccgcagcagccggctgAGTCATTCATTTTGGACTACACCCGTAAGGCAGCCATTGTGCTGGGCATCTTGGTTCTCCTCTACTCACTGAGCAAGCGCAGCTCGTGA
- a CDS encoding tryparedoxin-like protein: MRLSRTHVCCCSKSSMGRHAFPHGPSCLYVHPSPPLTVFLSLAKLCVVSYLPLAAAHVSSTRIVPRFSSQSRSAPRGLSSGFHVASVRECGNRAAAQTRHCCCR; the protein is encoded by the coding sequence ATGCGGCTCTCGCGCACCCACGTCTGTTGCTGTAGCAAGTCCTCCATGGGCCGACACGCGTTTCCGCACGGCCCTTCATGTCTCTATGTgcatccctccccccccctgactgtctttctctctctcgccaaGTTGTGTGTCGTTTCGTACCTCCCACTTGCTGCCGCCCATGTCTCCTCGACACGAATAGTGCCGCGTTTTTCCTCGCAGAGCCGCTCCGCCCCACGCGGCCTCTCTTCTGGCTTTCATGTCGCATCTGTTCGAGAATGCGGCAatcgagctgctgcgcaaacAAGGcactgttgctgccgctga